In the genome of Andrena cerasifolii isolate SP2316 chromosome 5, iyAndCera1_principal, whole genome shotgun sequence, one region contains:
- the LOC143368937 gene encoding uncharacterized protein LOC143368937, which translates to MEKQQPSISYTGRQCSAKLRSLKRTYKGVKDHNAKSGNDRQDWAFYKTMDEMLEKKSLVCPGSDRIVHRFGDC; encoded by the exons ATGGAAAAGCAACAACCAAGTATCAGTTATACAGGCAGGCAGTGCTCTGCGAAGTTGCGCAGTTTAAAAAGAACGTATAAGGGTGTGAAAGATCACAATGCAAAGTCAGGAAATGATCGTCAAGATTGGGCATTTTATAAG ACGATGGACGAGATGCTTGAAAAAAAAAGCTTGGTGTGCCCCGGTAGCGATCGCATCGTCCACCGGTTTGGCGATTGTTAA